In the genome of Nymphaea colorata isolate Beijing-Zhang1983 chromosome 9, ASM883128v2, whole genome shotgun sequence, one region contains:
- the LOC116259873 gene encoding zeaxanthin epoxidase, chloroplastic, translating to MQSMSLHQALFCPSSSPLLTNSHYRRDPLSLFLSLPRSGLLPSNPSASSIPCQLHLGSKKRGRSSTPIIRFAVGDVPPSSVAAGDRWLLEPVGDGDTRHLGYRVQLPSAFELASSVVTVGRLPDKADLVVPVATVSGLHARLEKKEGNLLVTDLDSTNGTYINDMRLKSGASAILTPGSCITFGDKHLAMFRASKIESVDAASESVSSQVIDVALE from the exons ATGCAATCCATGAGTCTCCATCAGGCTCTCTTCTGcccctcctcttctcctctcctcACCAACAGCCACTACCGCCGCgaccctctttctctttttctttctcttccccgCAGTGGTCTTCTTCCTTCTAATCCCTCTGCTTCTTCTATCCCGTGTCAGCTTCATTTGGGGTccaagaagagagggagaagttCCACACCAATCATACGTTTCGCTGTCGGAGACGTTCCGCCCTCTTCAGTCGCAGCAGGAGATAGATGGCTTCTCGAGCCAGTGG GTGATGGGGATACAAGGCATCTAGGTTATCGAGTCCAACTACCCAGCGCATTTGAATTGGCTTCT AGTGTTGTTACTGTAGGTCGTCTTCCTGACAAGGCAGACTTGGTGGTTCCCGTAGCTACAG TTTCTGGTTTGCATGCTCGGctggagaagaaagagggaaaccTTCTTGTAACAGATTTAGACAGCACTAATGGGACATACATTAATGATATGAGGCTCAAATCTGGTGCTTCTGCTATTTTGACACCTGGAAGTTGCATTACATTTG GTGATAAGCATTTAGCAATGTTTCGTGCTTCAAAGATCGAGAGTGTGGATGCAGCCAGTGAGTCTGTCAGTAGCCAAGTGATTGATGTTGCCCTTGAGTAA